The nucleotide sequence TGCTCCATCACCCGTCCGGTGAGCAACGTCTCGAACGCCCCGGCGACCGGATCGTGGCGCTTCAGCGACCGCGGCTCGAAGACCTCGACGCCGAGGATGGTCGCACCGGTGACCGCGGGTGCCAGACCCGCGCGGACGACCTCAACCTCGGGAAGCTCGGGCACGTCGTCTCGTCAGTTCCGTCCAGGCGCTCAGCGCCGCGGCCATCTCGGCCTGCTTCTTGCTCGTCCCCTCGCCGGTGGCGGTGACGAGGCTGCCCACCTCGACGGTGGCGTGGAACGTCTTGGAGTGGTCGGGGCCGCTGTTGGTCACCGTGTAGACCGGCAGGCCGGCGCCGCGGTGGGCGGCGACCTCCTGCAGGCTGGTCTTCGGGTCCATGGCGGCGCCGAAGCGGTCCGGGTCGTCGAGCAGCGGCTCGATCAGCCGCAGGACGAGCGCCGTCGCAGCGTCGCCCCCGGCATCCAGGTAGGTGGCGCCGATGAGCGCCTCGACCGTGTCGGCGAGAATGGACGCCTTCTCTCGACCGCCGCTCTGGTTCTCGCCGCGGCCGAGCCGGATGTACTCCCCCAGGCCGATGCCGCGCGCGACCTCGGCCAGTGCGACCGAGCTCACCAGACTGGCCCGCCGCTTGGCGAGCTCGCCCTCGTCGAGGTCCGGATTCTCGCGGAACAGTTTGACCGTCACCGCCTGCCCCAGGATGGAGTCGCCGAGGAACTCGAGACGCTCGTTATTGGGGATGCCGCCGTGCTCGTACGCGTACGAGCGATGGGTCAGCGCAAGCTCGAGAAGCTCGGGGTCGATGACGACCCCGAGCTTCTCCAGAAGTGCTGTGCGGTCAGCGTTCTCTCCGACCACAGCGTTCACCGATCGTCAGCGACGATCAGACGTCGGCGACCTTGCGGCCCTTGTACTCGAGGAAGAGGGCGGTGCCCGCAGAGTCCTCGACGACCTTCGCGCGGTGCGGGAGGCTGTAGGTGACCTTGCCGTTCTCGATCGTCTTGACGAGCGTGGGGACCTCAGCCTTCCACTGCGAACGACGGGCGTGGGTGTTGGCGCGCGACTGCTTCCGCTTCGGGACGGCCATGACTATCTCTTCTCTGTGTTCGGTCGGGGTTCATCGGTGTCGGAAGCCTGGAAGGCCGCAAGCGCAGACCAGCGCGGATCGACGATCTGCGACGGCTCGCGGTCCGGTACATCCGCCAGCCTCTCCCCGGTCTCGGGGTCGAGACCTGGGCAGTCCGGCCGGCACACCGGCTGGAACGGCAGTGCCAGCACTACCGCATCCCTGATCAGAGGTTCAAGATCCACGTGGTCGTCGTGAACCTCATGATCGAAAGCTTCGTCAGAAGAATACGCGAAAAGTTCCTGGAAATCGACTTGGACAGGTTGCTCGATGTCGATCAGGCAGCGGCCGCACACGCCGATGGCTGTCGTCTGAGCGTCGCCCGTCGCGAGAATCCCCTCGTGCATCGACTCCAACCGGAGGTCGAGATCGATGGTCTCGCCCTCCGGGACGCTGATCAGGCCCTCGCCGAGTTTCTCCGCGACAGGGATGGTGATGCGCTGTTCGCGCATCGTGCCTGGGCGGCGGATGAGGTCGTACACATTGACGGTGTACGGCGAGTTCTTGTGGGTCACGAGCGACTATTTTACGCCGCTCCACGGGGACGGACGGCGGAAGGCCAGCCCGCTGGCAGCAAGGACACAGGAATGAGCAGCGCTTTCGTCCGCAGCACCGGGCCGGCCTGCGCCTCCAGGGCCGACAGCACCGTCTCGAGGTCGTCGGAGAGTCCGCCCGCCCAGCGGCGGGTCGGCGGGCCGTATGCGTCGCGTTCGAGTTCGCCGAGGAGCCGGAGGACCGCATCCTCCGCCGGCGTGCCGGCGACCGCGGTGGCCACCCGGCCGGCGAACACGCGCGGGGTCTCCGTCGGCGGCGCCGTCCAGCCGAGATCGCGGACGGTGTCGCGCAACTCGTCCCAGACGAGGGAGGCCCCTCCCCACTCGTCGGTCAGCTCGCGCAGCCGTCTACGCCGTCGCATCCTGCGCCACACCGCGGGGATGAGCAGGACGCCGATGACGAGGAGGGCGACGCCGATGCCGGTCGCGAGCGGCTGGGCTCCCGATGTCGGTGTGAAAGTGGCCGAGCCGGCGGGGTTGGCCGGGTCGGTCGGAACGAGCGCCCGCGGTGCGGAGCTGGAGGTGGCGGCCGAGCTCGGGGGCGCCGCGGCGGGGTCGGTCTGCGGCCGGGTGTAGTCCGGGACCGTCCCTCGGCCGACCGTGGGCTCGAACGGCACCCAGCCCACGCCGGCGAAGTACAGCTCGGGCCAGGCGTGCAGGTCGTCGCTCGTCACCGTGTACTCGCCCGGGTTGGTCGCTGTCCCTCCACTGGTCGCGCCGGGCAGGTAGCCCTCCGCGACGCGCGACGGGATGCCCAGGGTGCGGGCCATCAGCGCCATCGCCGAGGCGAAGTGGACGCAGTACCCGCTCTTGACCTCGAGGAACTTCGCGATCACTCGCGCACCGTCGCCGTCGTATCCCTGCTTCAGCGGTGTCTGCGTGGAGTACACGAAGCTGTTGTCGCGGAAGTAGTCCTGCAGCGCGACCGCCTTGTCGTACTCGGTGATCGCATCCTTCGTCGCCGTGAGCGCCGTGTCCTCGATGATCGACGGCAGGTTGGGCGGCAGGAACAGGTCGCGCTGCACCTCCACCGGGACGAAGCCGCCCGCGGCCTTCAGCTGGTCGGCCGTCGGCTGGAGCAGGAGGCTGGTCGCCGTGTACTTCTGCCCCTGCGTCGTCGAGTTGATGCCGCCGATCGTGAGGTCGTCCGGATCCCACGACCACGTGCCGTTGAGCCCCTTCACCGACTGGACGGGCGCTGGGGCCGGCAGCCACCGGCTCGTCATGTTGTCGATCGCGACCGTCGTCGTGATCTTCGTCGTCTTCACGGTGTCGGAGAGCCCGGCGACCGGTCCGATCTTGGCTCCATCGCTCAGCCGGTTGGTGTCGCGCTCCCGGTGCTTCCAGACGGAGCCGGTGAACTGGTCGAGCGACGCGAGCTTGAGGTACTGCCCGTTCGCAGCGCTCGTCGTGTAGGTGAGCGCGCGCACCGCGGCGGGGCGGCGGAGGTCCTTGCCGAGGTCGACAAGCGGCGTGACCGTGCCGCCGATGGAGATCCCCCCGGCGGTGAAGGAGGTCGCACCGCCCTGATCGAAGCCCGGCGCGGTCCCGGCGAGGACGACCGCGATGGTCACGGCCGAGGCGCCGACCGACAGGGCGGCTCCCGGACGCGGTGTGCCCGGGCGTCTGCTGCGCACGTCGCAGCGCAGCAGCCACAGGTACGCAGCCGCCGACGCTGCCAGAGCCAGAGGGTCGAGCCCGTCGCCGAGCAGCGCTCCCGGCACGACCAGCACCGCGGCGATGCCGATGGCGGTGAAGGCGGGCGTCCGGATGGCCACGGCGAACGTGTCGAGGATGAGCGCGAGCAGGCATCCGCCGCCGACGACGAGGAACAGGAACTCGGGAAGGGCCTCCGCCGGAGTGCCCTGCTGGTAGATGGAGAGCATGGCCTGCTGGAGGTACTGCATCCAGTTGGTCACGGTCGTCGGCGTGGGGATGATGCCGAGCAGGCCCGACCCCCGACCGAACGCGACGGTCATGATCGCCGCCGACTCCACCAGCAGCAGCACGGGGACGACGCCCCTCGGGATGCCGAGGCTGCGGAGTCCCGCCCCGGTGACGAGCACCGCCGAAGCGGTCGCCACCAAGGCGAACCACCATCCGATGCCCTGGATGAGGCCGGACAGCGCATAACTCAGCGCCACAACCTGCAGCACGAGCGCTCCGGTGATGCGCCAGTAGCCGACCCGCCGTCGCACACCGACGCGAGGGACGGAGAACGCCACGGACTCAGTCGCCACGCGCCACCACCCCCGCCCGCTGTCGCCGGAGCGCACGCTGCCAGCACTCGGCGGGATCGTCGCCCGCGGCGAAGGTCACGCAGAGCCATCCGGCGTCCGCGAGCACCTCGGCCGTATCGGTCGGCATGGAGGCGCCGACGAATGCCACCGCGGGGTCGCCCATCGAACGGAGGGCCGCGAGGGCGCCGAGCTCCGCGGGCGGCGCACCGGCCAGCACGGCGAACACGGGGACCGGGCGACCGGCCCGGCGCAGACCGGCGCCGAGCTCGGCGACCGCGTCGTCACGGGCCGTGACACTTGTCTCGACCGCCGCGAGGTCTGCGAGGAGCATGCGGTCGGCGCTCCCGACGTCGTAGGTCGCCGTCGTCGCGCCCATCGTCCCTGTCCGTCCGGCGCCGCTGCGCCCGGACAGCTGGCGGTCGCCGGTCTCGACGACGCTCACCGCGAATCCCTCGTCCAGCAGGTGCACGCCGATCGAGGCGACCAGGTCGACCAGCGTCTCGAACTCGTCGGCCGCCTCTTCCGCGTGCGCGGGCAGCGGGCGGGTGTCCATCAGCATCCACGCCTCGGGGTTGCTGCGCTGCTCCTCCTGCCGCACCATCAGCTGGTCGTGCCGTGCGGTGGCCCGCCAGTGCACGCGCCGCAGCGGGTCGCCCGGCCGGTACTCGCGGGCGATCAGCTCGTCGGCGCTCGGGATGCTGTGGCGCAGCAGCTCATGCTCGGTGCCCTCGCTGTGGGCGACATCCAGCTCGCCGCGCGACAACGGCACGACGCGCGGCGTCACCAGCAGTTGCCGCGGCTGGCCGATCGCGTACTCGGCGTATGCGATCGCGAACGGGTCCGTGCGGCTCACCACCAGCGGCCCGATGGGATGCGCACCGCGGCGCTCGGGGACGACATCCTGCCGGAGGACGACCGTGTCGCGGCCCAGCATGCCGTCGGGCTGGTGCGCACCGAGCCGTGGGAACGGCGCGGAGTCCTGCACGCCGACCGCGGCGGGAGCGGACTCGCGCCATCGGGCTGCGGGGCTGGGGCGCGGCGCCTGATTGCGCGCCGTCGTGACGATGGTGGCCTTCTCCCCCGCCGCCACGACATCCGGATGGAAACTGCGGGTGACGGTCAGGCGGGGGCGGTCCACCGTCACGGAGATCATGGCGGCGAGCGGGAGCACGGTCAGGAACACCCCGACGAACAGCACGTCCGTGCGCCCGAAGACGGCCGACGCGACGAGCGCCACCACCCCGACGGCGCCGAGCGTCCAGCCGCGAGCGGTCGGGCGCGGCCGCTTCAGCGGCGACGAGGAACGGCCGCCCGGGGGCATGTCAGCGTCCCGTGGCGCCCGCTGCGCCGGCGCCGACCGAAGAACCGGAGCCGACGGGCACCGGCGTCGACGCGACGATCCGCCGGACGATGTCGGCGATCACCGGAGCACTCTCGTGGTGGTGCCCGAGCGCCCGGCTGGTCGGCAGCAGCCGGTGGCCGAGCACCGGCACGGCCAGCGCATCCACGTCGTCCGGGAGGACGAAATCGCGGCCGGCGAGAGCCGCCATCGCCTTCGCCGCACGGATCAACTGGAGCGTGGCACGCGGACTCGCGCCGAGCCGCAGGTCACGGTCCTCGCGCGTGGCCCGCACCAGGTCGACCGCGTACTGCTTGACCGGCGTCGAGGCGAACACGGCACGAGCGGTCACCATCATGGCCCGCAGCTCGTCGGAGCTGACCACCGGGCGGATGCGCGACAGCGGACTGGACGTATCCCGCGTGGTCAGCATCGCGAGCTCGGAACCCTCGTCCGGGTAGCCCATGGCGATCCGGGCCATGAAGCGGTCGCGCTGCGCCTCCGGCAGGGCGTACGTGCCCTCCATCTCGACCGGGTTCTGCGTGGCGACCACGATGAAGGGGGCAGCGAGTGGATAGGTCGAGCCGTCGACCGTGACCTGGCGCTCCTCCATGCACTCCAGCAGGGCGGACTGCGTCTTCGGGCTCGCGCGGTTGATCTCGTCGCCGATGACGATGTTCGCGAAGATGGCGCCCGGCTTGAACTCGAACCGGCGCTCCGCCTGGTTGTAGACCGAGACGCCTGTGACGTCGGACGGCAGGAGGTCCGGGGTGAACTGGATGCGGCTGACCGTGCAGTCGACCGACTTCGCCAGAGACTTCGCCAGCATGGTCTTGCCGACACCGGGAACATCCTCGATCAGCAGATGCCCCTCGGCCAGCAGCACCACCAGCGCGGTCTGCACGGCCTCGTGCTTTCCGTCGATGACGGACTCCACATTGGCGGTGATCTGCTCCGCGGCGCGCCTCAGCTCGTCGAGGTCCATGCGGGTGACATCCCCCGCCTCCTCCTCAGGCGCGACGGAGGATTCGGTGGGCTGGCGCGTCGCGTAACTGTTCATGACTCCCCCGGCTAGGTCTCTTGGAGGTACTCGTGCACGGCCGGCGGCACGTACGGGCTCACGTCGCCGCCGAGCGCGGACACCTGACGCACCAGCGAGCTGGAGACGTGGGCGTTCGCCGGGTTCGGCAGCAGGAAGACGGTCTCGACATCGGCCAGGTGGCGGTTGACGATGGCCATCGGCGTCTCGTAGGCGACGTCGACCGACGAGCGGATGCCTTTCACCAGCACGTGGGCGCCGACGTCGGTGCAGTAGTCGACAAGCAGCCCGACCGACCAGGAGGCGATGACGATGTTGCCGACGATGCCGGCATCCTCGATCGAGCGCTCCAGCAGGGCCACCCGCTGCGCGATGGGCAGCAGGGCCGACTTGTCCGGATTGTGGACCACCACGACGTGGACCTCGTCCCACAGACCGGCAGCACGCTCGATCACATCGAGGTGCCCGAGGGTGACCGGGTCGAACGATCCAGGGACAACGGCGATCCTGTTCATAGACCCCCAGACTATCCCGCGGTTCCCGGCATTTCGTTGTGAATCCGTTACCAACGGGTTTCGTCCGTGCGACTCAGGACTTGCCGAGGAACGCCCGCTCGCTCTCGTCGAGCCGGCGGGCCAGCGCCGCGGCGAGAGCAGGATGCGCCGCGAGCGACGGGTCCGCCTCCAGCGTCTCCTCGGCGGCGACCCGCGCCTCCGAGATCAGCTCGCCGTCCGTGGCCACCCGCAGCAGCCGCAACGACGACCGGCCGCCCGACTGGCGGCTCCCGAGCACGTCGCCCTCGCGGCGCAGCTCCAGGTCGATGTTCGCCAGCTCGAAGCCGTCGAGCGTCGCCGCGACGGCCTCCACCCGCTCGCGCGCCAGGCTCCCCTGCTCCGCGGCTGTGACCAGCAGGCAGAGGCCCGGGATGTCGCCCCGGCCGACGCGGCCGCGCAGCTGATGGAGCTGCGAGACACCGAAGCGGTCCGCATCCAGCACCACCATCGCCGAGGCGTTCGGCACGTTGACGCCGACCTCGATGACCGTCGTCGCGATCAGCAGGTCGATGTCGCCGCCGGCGAAGGCGCGCATGACCTCGTCCTTCTCGTCCGACGGAAGGCGGCCGTGCAGCACGCCGATCCGGGTGCCGGCGAAGAGGGGATCGGCGCGCACCTGCGCGGCGACGGACTCGACGTTGGCGATCGGCCGGGGCGGAGCGCCGTCACCCTCTGGCTCGTCGGGCTCCGGCTCCTCGCCGTCGTCCTCCGCATCCTTGCCGGAGATCGCCGGGCAGACGACGAACACCTGACGGCCCTTCGCGATCTCCTCCGACGCGCGCTCCCAGATCCGGCGCTCCCATCCGGGGCGGTCGGCGAGCGGCACCACGAAACTCTCGATGCCCTGCCGGCCGGCGGGCAGCTGCGCGATGGTCGACACATCCAGGTCGCCGAAGACGGTCATGGCGACCGTGCGCGGGATGGGCGTCGCCGTCAGCACCAGCACGTGCGGCGGGGTGCCGCCCTTCGCGCGGAGGGCCTCCCGCTGCTCCACGCCGAAGCGGTGCTGCTCGTCGACGACGACGAGTCCGAGGTCGAAGAAGGTCACCGCGTCGCCGAGGAGCGCGTGAGTTCCCACCACGATGCGCGCCTGCCCGGACACCGTCCGCAGCAGTGCGCGCTTCCGCTCGGCGGCGGAGAGCTGGCCGGTGAGGAGCGTCGGCATGAGCTGGGCCGAGAGGTCGGGGCCGAGCATCGCGGCGATCGACCGCACGTGCTGCGCGGCGAGCACCTCGGTCGGTGCGAGCAGGGCCGACTGGCCGCCGGAGTCGGCCACGGCGAGCATGGCGCGGAGAGCGACGAGGGTCTTGCCCGAGCCGACCTCGCCCTGCACCAGACGGTGCATCGCCGCAGTGTCGGCCAGATCGCGCGCGATCTCGCCGCCCACCACATCCTGGTCGCCGGTGAGGGCGAAGGGCAGCGCCGCGTCGAACCGTTCGAGCAGCCCACCGGGGA is from Leifsonia sp. 466MF and encodes:
- the rnc gene encoding ribonuclease III gives rise to the protein MVGENADRTALLEKLGVVIDPELLELALTHRSYAYEHGGIPNNERLEFLGDSILGQAVTVKLFRENPDLDEGELAKRRASLVSSVALAEVARGIGLGEYIRLGRGENQSGGREKASILADTVEALIGATYLDAGGDAATALVLRLIEPLLDDPDRFGAAMDPKTSLQEVAAHRGAGLPVYTVTNSGPDHSKTFHATVEVGSLVTATGEGTSKKQAEMAAALSAWTELTRRRARASRG
- the rpmF gene encoding 50S ribosomal protein L32, whose translation is MAVPKRKQSRANTHARRSQWKAEVPTLVKTIENGKVTYSLPHRAKVVEDSAGTALFLEYKGRKVADV
- a CDS encoding YceD family protein, with protein sequence MTHKNSPYTVNVYDLIRRPGTMREQRITIPVAEKLGEGLISVPEGETIDLDLRLESMHEGILATGDAQTTAIGVCGRCLIDIEQPVQVDFQELFAYSSDEAFDHEVHDDHVDLEPLIRDAVVLALPFQPVCRPDCPGLDPETGERLADVPDREPSQIVDPRWSALAAFQASDTDEPRPNTEKR
- a CDS encoding transglutaminase family protein — protein: MATESVAFSVPRVGVRRRVGYWRITGALVLQVVALSYALSGLIQGIGWWFALVATASAVLVTGAGLRSLGIPRGVVPVLLLVESAAIMTVAFGRGSGLLGIIPTPTTVTNWMQYLQQAMLSIYQQGTPAEALPEFLFLVVGGGCLLALILDTFAVAIRTPAFTAIGIAAVLVVPGALLGDGLDPLALAASAAAYLWLLRCDVRSRRPGTPRPGAALSVGASAVTIAVVLAGTAPGFDQGGATSFTAGGISIGGTVTPLVDLGKDLRRPAAVRALTYTTSAANGQYLKLASLDQFTGSVWKHRERDTNRLSDGAKIGPVAGLSDTVKTTKITTTVAIDNMTSRWLPAPAPVQSVKGLNGTWSWDPDDLTIGGINSTTQGQKYTATSLLLQPTADQLKAAGGFVPVEVQRDLFLPPNLPSIIEDTALTATKDAITEYDKAVALQDYFRDNSFVYSTQTPLKQGYDGDGARVIAKFLEVKSGYCVHFASAMALMARTLGIPSRVAEGYLPGATSGGTATNPGEYTVTSDDLHAWPELYFAGVGWVPFEPTVGRGTVPDYTRPQTDPAAAPPSSAATSSSAPRALVPTDPANPAGSATFTPTSGAQPLATGIGVALLVIGVLLIPAVWRRMRRRRRLRELTDEWGGASLVWDELRDTVRDLGWTAPPTETPRVFAGRVATAVAGTPAEDAVLRLLGELERDAYGPPTRRWAGGLSDDLETVLSALEAQAGPVLRTKALLIPVSLLPAGWPSAVRPRGAA
- a CDS encoding DUF58 domain-containing protein, whose translation is MPPGGRSSSPLKRPRPTARGWTLGAVGVVALVASAVFGRTDVLFVGVFLTVLPLAAMISVTVDRPRLTVTRSFHPDVVAAGEKATIVTTARNQAPRPSPAARWRESAPAAVGVQDSAPFPRLGAHQPDGMLGRDTVVLRQDVVPERRGAHPIGPLVVSRTDPFAIAYAEYAIGQPRQLLVTPRVVPLSRGELDVAHSEGTEHELLRHSIPSADELIAREYRPGDPLRRVHWRATARHDQLMVRQEEQRSNPEAWMLMDTRPLPAHAEEAADEFETLVDLVASIGVHLLDEGFAVSVVETGDRQLSGRSGAGRTGTMGATTATYDVGSADRMLLADLAAVETSVTARDDAVAELGAGLRRAGRPVPVFAVLAGAPPAELGALAALRSMGDPAVAFVGASMPTDTAEVLADAGWLCVTFAAGDDPAECWQRALRRQRAGVVARGD
- a CDS encoding AAA family ATPase, with product MNSYATRQPTESSVAPEEEAGDVTRMDLDELRRAAEQITANVESVIDGKHEAVQTALVVLLAEGHLLIEDVPGVGKTMLAKSLAKSVDCTVSRIQFTPDLLPSDVTGVSVYNQAERRFEFKPGAIFANIVIGDEINRASPKTQSALLECMEERQVTVDGSTYPLAAPFIVVATQNPVEMEGTYALPEAQRDRFMARIAMGYPDEGSELAMLTTRDTSSPLSRIRPVVSSDELRAMMVTARAVFASTPVKQYAVDLVRATREDRDLRLGASPRATLQLIRAAKAMAALAGRDFVLPDDVDALAVPVLGHRLLPTSRALGHHHESAPVIADIVRRIVASTPVPVGSGSSVGAGAAGATGR
- the coaD gene encoding pantetheine-phosphate adenylyltransferase gives rise to the protein MNRIAVVPGSFDPVTLGHLDVIERAAGLWDEVHVVVVHNPDKSALLPIAQRVALLERSIEDAGIVGNIVIASWSVGLLVDYCTDVGAHVLVKGIRSSVDVAYETPMAIVNRHLADVETVFLLPNPANAHVSSSLVRQVSALGGDVSPYVPPAVHEYLQET
- a CDS encoding ATP-dependent DNA helicase RecG — translated: MTSVPAPAGSGSADAGTVGLDTRLSGVLGGRTASAFEKAFGMRTVADLLSHFPRRYAKRGELTALANLPLDENVTIIAEVLRVQERPMRARRGSILEVKISDGEGILTLTFFNQAWRSRELLPGVRGIFAGKVSAYRGALQLAHPDYELFEPDAENAVSPGSAAAKDWAQTPIPIYPATGTVASWQVQKAVGLALDALGPVPDPVPDAIVVERGLVPYRDALEGIHRPQKDAQWQRARDTLRFQEAFVLQAALLQQRAASREAAATPRVAVPGGLLERFDAALPFALTGDQDVVGGEIARDLADTAAMHRLVQGEVGSGKTLVALRAMLAVADSGGQSALLAPTEVLAAQHVRSIAAMLGPDLSAQLMPTLLTGQLSAAERKRALLRTVSGQARIVVGTHALLGDAVTFFDLGLVVVDEQHRFGVEQREALRAKGGTPPHVLVLTATPIPRTVAMTVFGDLDVSTIAQLPAGRQGIESFVVPLADRPGWERRIWERASEEIAKGRQVFVVCPAISGKDAEDDGEEPEPDEPEGDGAPPRPIANVESVAAQVRADPLFAGTRIGVLHGRLPSDEKDEVMRAFAGGDIDLLIATTVIEVGVNVPNASAMVVLDADRFGVSQLHQLRGRVGRGDIPGLCLLVTAAEQGSLARERVEAVAATLDGFELANIDLELRREGDVLGSRQSGGRSSLRLLRVATDGELISEARVAAEETLEADPSLAAHPALAAALARRLDESERAFLGKS